A single window of Thiomicrorhabdus immobilis DNA harbors:
- the thiC gene encoding phosphomethylpyrimidine synthase ThiC, with protein MSSNNHLSTDRRQRRAEAEAFIQNVSGQSFPNSKKIYVEGKLHPIKVAMRQIDVSDTYVSGSEDNPVYEKNEAVPVYDTSGPYTDPNIEIDVYKGLPKFRENWIEARDDVETLESVTSKYTQGRLAKEGLDHIRFENLPDVKRAKPGKNVTQMHYARQGIITPEMEYIAIRENMKRAEVREQILTQQHAGESFGASIPKEITPEFVRDEVARGRAVIPCNINHPESEPMIIGRNFLIKVNANIGNSSVGSSIAEEVEKLVWATKWGADTVMDLSTGRNIHETREWIMRNSPVPIGTVPIYQALEKVNGIAEDLTWEVFRDTLIEQAEQGVDYFTIHAGVLLRYVPMTAKRVTGIVSRGGSIMAKWCLAHHQENFLYTHFEDICEIMKAYDVTFSLGDGLRPGSIADANDEAQFAELETLGELTKIAWKHDVQVIIEGPGHIPLHMIKENVEKQIKECDEAPFYTLGPLTTDIAPGYDHITSGIGAANIGWYGCAMLCYVTPKEHLGLPNKDDVKEGLMAYKIAAHAGDLAKGHPGSQIRDNALSKARFEFRWEDQFNLGLDPERARAYHDETIPQESGKVAHFCSMCGPKFCSMKISQEVRDYADAQEQAAQNGQITEISLESIQSGMKEKSKEFRDAGSEIYQKEA; from the coding sequence ATGAGTTCAAACAACCATCTTTCTACTGACCGTCGTCAAAGACGTGCTGAAGCTGAAGCATTTATTCAAAACGTTTCGGGACAATCTTTTCCCAATTCTAAAAAAATATATGTAGAGGGTAAATTGCACCCAATCAAGGTGGCGATGCGTCAAATTGATGTGAGTGATACCTATGTAAGCGGCAGTGAAGACAATCCAGTATACGAAAAAAATGAAGCGGTGCCTGTTTACGATACTTCTGGACCTTATACCGATCCGAATATTGAGATCGATGTTTATAAAGGGTTACCTAAATTCCGAGAGAATTGGATTGAAGCGCGTGATGATGTGGAGACATTAGAGTCGGTAACGTCAAAATACACTCAGGGACGTTTGGCTAAAGAAGGTTTGGACCATATTCGTTTTGAAAACTTACCGGATGTTAAGAGAGCCAAACCGGGTAAGAATGTCACGCAAATGCATTACGCTCGCCAGGGTATTATCACCCCGGAGATGGAATATATCGCAATCCGTGAAAACATGAAACGTGCGGAAGTTCGTGAACAGATTCTTACCCAACAACACGCTGGAGAATCTTTTGGTGCCAGTATCCCTAAAGAGATAACCCCTGAGTTCGTTCGTGACGAAGTGGCGCGTGGCCGTGCGGTCATTCCATGTAATATCAATCACCCAGAATCTGAACCGATGATCATCGGGCGTAACTTCTTAATCAAAGTGAATGCCAATATCGGTAACTCTTCGGTTGGATCTTCGATTGCCGAAGAAGTTGAAAAATTGGTTTGGGCGACGAAATGGGGTGCGGACACGGTAATGGACCTCTCTACCGGGCGTAATATCCATGAAACGCGTGAGTGGATTATGCGCAATTCCCCAGTGCCGATTGGTACGGTACCGATTTATCAAGCTTTAGAAAAAGTCAACGGTATTGCTGAAGACCTGACTTGGGAGGTATTTAGAGATACCCTGATTGAACAGGCAGAACAAGGGGTGGATTACTTCACGATTCATGCCGGAGTATTGTTGCGTTATGTGCCTATGACGGCTAAACGAGTTACTGGTATCGTTTCGCGTGGAGGCTCGATTATGGCGAAGTGGTGTTTGGCGCATCACCAAGAAAACTTCTTATATACCCATTTTGAAGATATCTGCGAAATCATGAAAGCCTATGATGTGACTTTCTCTTTAGGAGATGGTTTGCGTCCGGGGTCGATTGCCGATGCCAACGATGAAGCACAGTTTGCAGAATTGGAAACCTTGGGAGAACTGACTAAAATCGCTTGGAAACACGATGTGCAAGTGATTATCGAAGGCCCAGGACATATCCCTTTGCACATGATCAAAGAGAATGTTGAAAAGCAGATCAAAGAGTGTGATGAAGCGCCTTTTTACACTTTAGGGCCATTGACGACCGATATCGCACCAGGTTACGACCATATCACATCAGGGATTGGTGCTGCGAATATCGGATGGTACGGCTGTGCCATGCTATGTTATGTGACACCTAAAGAGCATTTAGGCCTGCCTAACAAAGACGATGTTAAAGAGGGCTTGATGGCATACAAAATAGCCGCGCATGCGGGTGATTTGGCCAAAGGGCATCCTGGTTCGCAGATTCGTGATAATGCTTTATCAAAAGCACGTTTTGAGTTCCGTTGGGAAGATCAGTTCAACCTGGGTTTAGACCCGGAACGTGCCCGTGCATATCACGATGAAACCATTCCGCAGGAATCCGGTAAAGTGGCGCATTTCTGTTCGATGTGCGGGCCTAAATTCTGCTCTATGAAAATCAGCCAAGAAGTGCGTGATTATGCCGATGCGCAGGAACAAGCGGCGCAAAATGGACAAATCACTGAAATCTCCTTGGAATCGATTCAATCTGGTATGAAAGAAAAATCCAAAGAATTTAGAGATGCCGGTAGCGAAATTTACCAAAAGGAAGCGTAA